A window of Zingiber officinale cultivar Zhangliang chromosome 5A, Zo_v1.1, whole genome shotgun sequence contains these coding sequences:
- the LOC121982137 gene encoding myb family transcription factor IPN2-like gives MFPSKKATTMNSSSHERPPSVCVQGDSGLVLTTDPKPRLRWTVELHDRFVDAVTQLGGPDKATPKTIMRVMGVKGLTLYHLKSHLQKFRLGKQPHKDPNDHNSFRNSTVDLHRNAASSSMMGRNLNENMHMMQMEVQRRLQEQLEVQKLIQMRIEAHGKYMQSILERACKALAAESMVNSGSSYKAPAMAADGQLSAPIKELSSSMSFPSLQDLHLYGSGDQLDHHNLDHSFNFSPNSSAESIILGKSKRHSPCNNVNGRSSWLGWGAALGPSSSVDQEPYSKCDQLLHMALPVIEPAGIEVNPMANVYETKPVLSLDGTLTAADDQKKYDGSSSSASKLDRPSPPPRRAPLGMEMISPMMAMTQARNLSYG, from the exons ATGTTCCCCTCCAAGAAGGCAACAACTATGAATTCATCCTCCCACGAGAGGCCTCCTTCCGTGTGCGTCCAGGGCGACTCCGGCCTCGTGCTCACCACCGATCCCAAGCCGCGTCTCCGGTGGACCGTCGAGCTCCATGACCGCTTTGTCGATGCCGTCACCCAGCTCGGAGGACCCGACA aGGCGACACCCAAAACCATCATGAGAGTTATGGGTGTGAAGGGCCTCACTCTCTACCACCTCAAGAGCCACCTTCAG AAATTTCGGCTAGGGAAGCAACCTCACAAGGATCCCAATGATCATAATTCTTTCAGGAATT CTACGGTAGATCTACACAGAAACGCAGCTTCCTCATCAATGATGGGTCGTAACTTGAACGA gAACATGCACATGATGCAGATGGAAGTTCAAAGGAGACTACAAGAACAGTTAGAG GTGCAAAAATTGATTCAAATGCGGATTGAGGCGCACGGGAAGTACATGCAGAGCATACTAGAGAGAGCGTGTAAAGCTCTGGCCGCCGAGAGCATGGTCAACTCCGGCAGCAGCTACAAAGCGCCGGCGATGGCGGCTGACGGCCAGTTGAGTGCCCCAATCAAGGAGCTGAGTTCCTCCATGAGCTTCCCTTCTCTCCAAGACCTCCACTTATATGGCTCGGGGGACCAATTGGATCACCATAATTTAGATCATAGCTTCAATTTTAGCCCCAACAGCAGTGCCGAATCCATAATTTTAGGCAAGTCCAAGAGGCACAGCCCTTGCAATAATGTCAATGGGAGGAGCTCGTGGCTCGGTTGGGGCGCCGCGCTCGGACCCAGCAGTAGTGTTGACCAAGAGCCGTACTCCAAGTGCGACCAGCTTCTTCACATGGCACTGCCCGTGATCGAACCTGCCGGCATTGAGGTGAATCCCATGGCCAACGTCTACGAGACCAAGCCAGTGCTTTCACTGGACGGCACCCTCACCGCTGCCGACGATCAGAAGAAGTACGATGGATCGTCATCGTCGGCGTCGAAGCTCGACCGACCGTCGCCGCCGCCGAGGAGAGCTCCGCTTGGAATGGAGATGATTAGCCCCATGATGGCGATGACACAAGCTAGGAACTTGTCCTACGGGTGA